One region of Haloprofundus salilacus genomic DNA includes:
- a CDS encoding ferritin-like domain-containing protein, translating into MTIDTPESLREHLQWAIQVELSTIPAYLYAMYSIDDDAAVPYRLIRSVVVEEMLHTALAANVLTAVGGEPRFYDEDVVPSYPMALPHHRPEIVVNLERASPEVIERVFVTIERPRAVGGLPEDDDYETIEQFYMAVEDAIERLDTKAGLFEADRTDCQMTKSDYYAPVEYDFEESGGLHPVVDRETATRAVETIVHQGEGYRDAEYADPDHHEQTHYYKFKQIADGMHPLGETRPVPTNPRFAEYPEHLRPAADLFNACYSYLYVLLDGLYSPVDPETKDDLVLELYGVMMAAMRPLARWLTRQPLDDGGAEHAAPTFEFYRFDGDPTEELHRLADKVTDRNPELAHVRGALVQLRGVSR; encoded by the coding sequence ATGACGATCGATACTCCAGAATCACTCCGAGAGCACCTGCAGTGGGCGATTCAGGTCGAACTCTCGACTATCCCCGCGTACCTCTACGCAATGTATTCGATCGACGACGACGCCGCCGTCCCGTATCGGCTCATCCGGAGCGTCGTCGTCGAAGAGATGCTCCATACGGCCCTCGCAGCGAACGTGCTCACCGCCGTCGGCGGTGAGCCGCGGTTCTACGACGAGGACGTCGTCCCGTCGTATCCGATGGCGCTGCCTCACCATCGGCCCGAGATCGTCGTCAACTTAGAGCGGGCCTCCCCGGAGGTGATCGAGCGGGTGTTCGTGACGATCGAGCGACCCAGAGCGGTCGGCGGGCTACCGGAAGACGACGACTACGAGACGATCGAGCAGTTCTACATGGCCGTCGAGGACGCCATCGAACGCCTCGACACCAAGGCGGGGTTGTTCGAGGCAGACCGGACCGACTGTCAGATGACAAAGTCGGACTACTACGCTCCCGTGGAGTACGATTTCGAGGAGAGCGGCGGACTCCATCCGGTTGTCGACCGGGAGACGGCCACCCGCGCGGTCGAGACGATCGTTCACCAGGGCGAGGGGTACCGGGACGCCGAGTACGCGGATCCCGACCACCACGAGCAGACGCACTACTACAAGTTCAAGCAGATCGCCGACGGGATGCATCCGCTCGGCGAGACGCGCCCGGTGCCGACTAACCCCCGCTTCGCCGAGTACCCCGAGCATCTCCGTCCGGCCGCGGATCTGTTCAACGCCTGCTACTCGTACCTCTACGTCCTGTTGGACGGGCTGTACTCCCCCGTCGATCCCGAGACGAAGGACGACCTCGTCCTCGAACTGTACGGCGTGATGATGGCGGCGATGCGGCCGTTGGCTCGGTGGCTGACGCGACAACCCCTCGACGACGGCGGGGCCGAACACGCCGCGCCGACCTTCGAGTTCTACCGCTTCGACGGAGACCCGACGGAGGAGCTACACCGACTCGCGGACAAAGTCACGGACCGAAATCCGGAACTCGCCCACGTCCGCGGCGCGCTCGTCCAGCTCCGGGGCGTCAGTCGGTGA
- a CDS encoding CDGSH iron-sulfur domain-containing protein, with translation MEEEIYEYTGEGIEVSYDVRRCIHARECVRGLPSVFDPDRRPWIEPDKADVDDLAEVIERCPTGALHYERTDDGPEEAVPDENTVTVTADGPHYVHGDSVIETPDGEELLADTRVALCRCGASGNKPLCDNSHLEIEFEAPGTVADDATDDAGTEARTGEGRLSVVPTSNGPLRVSGPFEMRGEDDGSMFRGTDVWLCRCGHSEEKPFCDGTHARIGFSTEGE, from the coding sequence ATGGAAGAGGAAATTTACGAGTACACCGGCGAAGGGATCGAGGTCAGCTACGACGTGCGGCGGTGCATCCACGCGAGAGAGTGCGTCCGCGGCCTGCCAAGTGTGTTCGATCCGGACCGACGTCCGTGGATCGAACCGGACAAAGCGGACGTCGACGACCTCGCCGAGGTGATCGAGCGGTGTCCCACCGGAGCGCTCCACTACGAACGGACGGACGACGGTCCCGAGGAAGCCGTCCCCGACGAGAACACCGTCACCGTTACTGCGGACGGGCCGCACTACGTCCACGGCGACAGCGTGATCGAGACGCCGGACGGCGAGGAACTGCTCGCAGACACTCGGGTCGCGCTGTGTCGGTGCGGTGCCTCGGGCAACAAGCCGCTCTGCGACAACTCCCACCTCGAAATCGAGTTCGAGGCGCCGGGAACCGTCGCGGACGACGCCACAGACGACGCCGGGACCGAAGCGAGGACGGGCGAAGGCCGACTCTCCGTCGTGCCGACGTCGAACGGTCCGCTCCGCGTCAGCGGGCCGTTCGAGATGAGAGGGGAGGACGACGGGTCGATGTTCCGCGGAACGGATGTCTGGCTCTGCCGGTGTGGACACTCGGAGGAGAAACCCTTCTGCGACGGGACCCACGCCCGAATCGGCTTCTCGACCGAGGGCGAGTGA
- a CDS encoding HalOD1 output domain-containing protein encodes MASEEQEYQFIDGSSLSVNIVKAIAEFRDVEKHDIGPPLYEAIDTTALDRISESVEEPAIIEFEYNGLKIVAQTDGKISIMERKVEI; translated from the coding sequence ATGGCCAGCGAAGAGCAGGAGTATCAGTTTATTGATGGAAGTTCATTATCGGTGAATATTGTAAAAGCGATTGCTGAATTCAGAGATGTGGAGAAACACGATATCGGACCTCCACTCTACGAAGCGATCGATACTACCGCTCTTGACCGGATTTCCGAGAGCGTTGAGGAGCCTGCTATAATCGAATTCGAGTACAATGGATTAAAAATCGTCGCGCAGACAGACGGCAAAATCTCCATTATGGAACGAAAAGTCGAGATCTAA
- a CDS encoding HTTM domain-containing protein yields the protein MSDTGSPPSATSLRAHLSTALATRFGIDTRALAALRISLGLLLLVDLLLRARSLVAFYTDAGVFPRTLLYEQYPTLSQMSIHPLSGAAWFQALLFLLAGLCALSLLLGYRTRLAVLLSFVLLVSLHARNPDVLNGGDSVLRRLLFWGLFLPLGERWSLDALRRSEARRERIAGIASAALLVQVVLVYSVNAVFKLRGDLWLDGEAVRYVLNLQQLTVLLGDTLAQFPALLRAFGWLWLAMVVASPLLLLLTGRLRTAFVSLFVGMHLGMFLTMRIGLFPLVSIAALLVFLPSSAWNRAAARLSGPAESAATRLGVPAGLDRLRSDGTPRVAASQRVAALRRWGARVVPAVVAVLLAAILVWNALAVGFVSMPGRGEPALDPADHTWNMFAPHPPTSDGWYVAPGELRSGKRVDAYYLSSPVGDERPDTLEMYPSSRWRKYLVDAYWSGDEDVQREFAGYLCDRWNEKREGELRSVTVSYVEQPTRFDGPEPTERVELVRYNCSSGA from the coding sequence ATGAGCGATACGGGTAGCCCTCCCTCCGCGACGAGCCTTCGTGCCCATCTCTCTACTGCCCTCGCGACCCGCTTCGGTATCGACACCCGAGCGCTTGCTGCCCTCCGCATCTCGCTCGGCCTGCTGTTGCTCGTCGATCTGCTGCTCCGCGCGCGCTCCCTCGTCGCCTTCTACACCGACGCGGGCGTCTTCCCGCGGACGCTCTTGTACGAGCAGTATCCCACACTCTCGCAAATGTCGATACACCCCCTCTCGGGGGCCGCGTGGTTTCAGGCGCTGCTGTTTCTCCTCGCCGGCCTCTGCGCGCTGTCGCTGCTGCTGGGATACCGGACGCGACTCGCAGTGCTGCTCTCGTTCGTCCTTCTCGTCTCGCTGCACGCGCGGAATCCCGACGTACTCAACGGCGGCGACTCGGTGCTTCGGCGACTTCTCTTCTGGGGGCTGTTCCTCCCGCTCGGCGAACGTTGGTCGCTCGACGCGCTCCGGCGGTCCGAAGCGCGGCGAGAGCGAATCGCAGGTATCGCGTCCGCCGCGCTGTTGGTTCAGGTCGTCCTCGTCTACTCGGTCAACGCGGTGTTCAAACTCAGAGGCGATCTCTGGCTCGACGGCGAGGCGGTCAGATATGTCCTGAATCTCCAGCAGCTCACCGTCCTGCTCGGCGACACGCTCGCGCAGTTTCCGGCGCTGCTTCGCGCGTTCGGCTGGCTCTGGTTGGCGATGGTCGTCGCGTCGCCGCTGCTGCTTCTGCTGACGGGTCGTCTCCGGACGGCGTTCGTCTCGCTGTTCGTCGGGATGCACCTCGGGATGTTTCTCACGATGCGCATCGGGCTATTTCCGCTCGTCTCGATCGCGGCGCTTCTCGTCTTTCTCCCCTCGTCGGCGTGGAACAGGGCAGCCGCACGCCTCTCGGGGCCAGCCGAATCGGCGGCGACGCGACTCGGCGTCCCCGCTGGACTCGACCGGTTACGTTCCGATGGGACGCCGCGTGTTGCCGCCTCGCAACGCGTCGCCGCGCTCCGCCGCTGGGGTGCCCGCGTCGTCCCCGCGGTCGTCGCGGTGTTGCTAGCGGCGATTCTCGTCTGGAACGCCCTCGCCGTCGGGTTCGTCTCGATGCCCGGGCGCGGAGAACCGGCGCTCGACCCGGCGGACCACACGTGGAACATGTTCGCGCCGCACCCGCCGACGAGCGACGGCTGGTACGTCGCGCCCGGCGAACTCCGGTCGGGAAAACGGGTGGACGCCTACTACCTGTCCTCGCCCGTCGGCGACGAGCGACCCGACACGCTTGAGATGTACCCGAGTTCGCGCTGGCGGAAGTATCTGGTCGATGCCTACTGGTCGGGCGACGAGGACGTTCAGCGCGAGTTCGCGGGCTACCTCTGCGACCGTTGGAACGAAAAGCGCGAGGGCGAGTTGCGGAGCGTCACCGTTTCGTACGTCGAACAGCCTACGCGGTTCGACGGTCCGGAACCGACCGAGCGCGTCGAGCTGGTGCGTTATAACTGTTCTAGCGGTGCGTGA
- a CDS encoding Lrp/AsnC family transcriptional regulator — protein MDRLDEIDLGILHLLQTDARKQTPVDMAEELPVSDQTIRNRIQKLEDQGIIDKYIPVVDYERAGFPIRLQFTCTAPVLEREDLAQKALQISHVVNVQEMLSANDNIRVLAVTNDSEKINQVASDLVDLGLTIEREQLQRGEYTRPFNHFGEDKLSKE, from the coding sequence ATGGATCGACTCGACGAGATTGATCTCGGTATTCTCCATCTGCTTCAGACGGACGCACGCAAGCAGACTCCAGTTGATATGGCGGAAGAGCTCCCTGTGTCCGACCAGACGATACGGAATCGAATCCAGAAATTGGAGGACCAGGGTATCATCGATAAGTACATCCCGGTCGTCGACTACGAACGAGCCGGATTTCCGATTCGGCTCCAGTTCACCTGTACCGCACCGGTTCTAGAGCGAGAAGATCTCGCTCAGAAAGCGCTTCAGATATCGCATGTGGTAAACGTCCAGGAGATGTTGAGTGCGAACGATAACATCCGGGTTCTCGCAGTAACGAACGACTCAGAGAAAATCAACCAGGTCGCCTCCGATTTGGTCGATTTAGGGCTTACTATCGAACGAGAGCAACTCCAACGAGGCGAATACACTCGTCCGTTCAATCACTTTGGGGAAGACAAACTCTCAAAGGAATAA